Proteins encoded within one genomic window of Helicobacter sp. 'house sparrow 1':
- a CDS encoding GNAT family N-acetyltransferase, translating into MEITIAEIQENDLFEIEKLYFDSIRQNASGFIQRLDLMPDIKDVVFWKKKQGDAFFYLKKHQEIVGMCGLVKKDDGVVELSKFHIKKEYQNQGLGKKMLLFVQKYASNNFFNKIVLHVSKTQKAAIALYLSQGFEIIEQRDCIVEIEDIRYCYPTFFMQKNI; encoded by the coding sequence ATGGAAATTACTATTGCAGAAATACAAGAAAATGATCTATTTGAAATAGAAAAACTCTATTTTGATTCCATTAGACAAAATGCTTCTGGGTTTATACAAAGATTAGATTTGATGCCAGATATTAAGGATGTAGTTTTTTGGAAGAAAAAACAAGGAGATGCTTTTTTTTATTTAAAAAAACATCAAGAAATAGTGGGTATGTGTGGCTTAGTAAAAAAAGATGATGGGGTCGTGGAACTATCTAAATTTCATATAAAAAAAGAATATCAAAACCAAGGTTTAGGTAAAAAAATGCTTCTTTTTGTGCAAAAATACGCAAGCAATAATTTTTTTAATAAGATTGTTTTACATGTGAGTAAAACTCAAAAAGCGGCAATTGCGCTTTATCTTAGTCAAGGTTTTGAGATTATAGAACAAAGGGATTGTATTGTAGAAATTGAAGATATTAGATATTGTTACCCTACATTTTTTATGCAAAAAAATATATAA
- a CDS encoding tRNA (cytidine(34)-2'-O)-methyltransferase, with the protein MINIVLVEPQIPQNTGNIGRLCVAGNARLHLIHPLGFNIDEKSLKRAGMDYWESLVVQEYEDIFSFWKQNHVNDKHFFLSTKAEKVYYDAAFCDECFLYFGREDAGINPEILQAYKQQVYKIPMYGDTRSINLATSVGAVLYEAIRQSMTYKNF; encoded by the coding sequence ATGATAAATATTGTTTTAGTTGAACCTCAAATACCTCAAAATACTGGAAATATTGGAAGATTGTGTGTTGCGGGAAATGCGAGATTGCATTTAATACATCCTTTAGGATTTAATATTGATGAAAAATCTCTTAAGCGTGCAGGAATGGATTATTGGGAATCTTTAGTTGTTCAAGAATATGAAGATATCTTTTCTTTTTGGAAGCAAAACCATGTGAATGATAAACATTTTTTCTTAAGCACAAAGGCTGAAAAAGTTTATTATGATGCAGCATTTTGTGATGAATGTTTTTTATATTTTGGTAGAGAAGATGCAGGGATTAATCCAGAGATATTGCAAGCATATAAACAACAAGTCTATAAGATTCCAATGTATGGAGATACAAGAAGCATTAATCTTGCAACATCCGTGGGTGCAGTTTTGTATGAGGCAATTAGACAGAGTATGACCTATAAAAATTTTTAG
- a CDS encoding cytochrome c biogenesis protein CcdA yields MEQFLEAFFQTAPLFVTLLAGILTFLSPCILPLVPAYMSYICGENLQYLKEQKTSFALFYKALIFTLGFGLIFILFGISSAKIIDVFAPYWIKQLGGVIIIIFGLHFLGILRLSLLYKTKAFNLSVDKKKIFHHILSPFLLGISFALGWTPCLGPIFSSIIILSSSERNFGILLIVVYAIGLAIPFLLVALFIQKAFSLFTKIKKHFRSIEICSGILLIFLGVCILFGWMDKILWIS; encoded by the coding sequence ATGGAACAATTTTTAGAAGCTTTTTTTCAGACTGCACCGCTATTTGTTACACTCTTAGCTGGCATATTAACTTTTCTAAGTCCTTGTATTTTGCCACTTGTTCCTGCATATATGTCTTACATTTGCGGGGAAAATCTACAATATCTTAAAGAGCAAAAAACAAGCTTTGCACTCTTTTATAAAGCTTTAATCTTTACTCTTGGATTTGGTCTTATTTTTATTCTCTTTGGCATCTCTTCTGCAAAAATAATTGATGTTTTTGCTCCATATTGGATCAAACAATTAGGAGGAGTTATTATCATAATATTTGGATTGCATTTCTTAGGGATCTTGCGTCTATCTTTATTATACAAGACTAAGGCTTTCAATCTTAGCGTGGATAAAAAAAAGATCTTTCATCATATTCTATCCCCATTTCTTTTAGGGATAAGCTTTGCACTAGGCTGGACTCCGTGTCTTGGTCCTATTTTCTCAAGCATTATCATCTTAAGCAGTTCAGAAAGAAATTTTGGAATTCTCCTTATTGTCGTATATGCAATTGGACTTGCTATTCCCTTTTTACTTGTGGCTCTCTTTATACAAAAAGCTTTTAGTTTATTTACAAAGATTAAAAAACATTTTAGAAGTATTGAAATTTGTTCTGGAATCTTGCTTATTTTTCTTGGTGTTTGTATTTTATTTGGTTGGATGGATAAAATATTATGGATTTCCTAA